In a genomic window of Saccharomyces kudriavzevii IFO 1802 strain IFO1802 genome assembly, chromosome: 2:
- the PIN4 gene encoding Pin4p (similar to Saccharomyces cerevisiae PIN4 (YBL051C); ancestral locus Anc_7.370) codes for METSSFEDSPPAIIRNAQDNNINTEVNEQETNMPAFEARDRIEREDDDVQGEFGENAAKKTENGNSAANLGNSSSNAALDDDVIPNAIVIKNIPFAIKKEQLLDIIEDMDLPLPYAFNYHFDNGIFRGLAFANFTTPEETTQVITSLNGKEISGRKLKVEYKKMLPQAERERIEREKREKRGQLEEQHRSSSNLSLHSLSKMGANGNNTASNNQLFSTLMNGINSNTMINSPINNINNNNNNSTSNNNGNSSNVNMNQPSLSVQHTSPSLYQAMNANNQSQMSTERFYAPLPSTSTLPLPPQQLDFNDPDTLEIYSQLLLFKDREKYYYELAYPMGISASHKRIINVLCSYLGLVEVYDPRFIIIRRKILDHANLQSHLQQQGQMTSAHPLQPNSTGGSMNRSQSYTSLLQAHAAAAANSISNQAVNNSSNSNSIGNSNGNGNNSINNNNSTKSTPKISPQGQFTMQPTLNSPKLNIHHNSLYNPADQPQQPQPQTQQNGQSAAQQQQSFLRQQATLTPSSRIPSGYSANHYQINSVNPLLRNSQISPPNSQIPINNQSLSQTQPSSQSQTQQRVPVAYQNGSLSSQQLYNLNGPSSTANSQAQLLPQHTNGSVHSNFSYQSYHDESMLSVHNLNSADLIYKSLSHSGLDDGLEQGLNRSLSGLDLQNQNKKNLW; via the coding sequence ATGGAGACCAGCTCTTTTGAGGATTCACCTCCCGCAATAATCCGCAATGCTCAAGACAACAACATAAATACGGAGGTCAATGAACAGGAAACAAATATGCCAGCTTTCGAAGCTAGAGATAGAATTGAGagagaagatgatgatgtacAAGGAGAATTTGGTGAAAATGCAGCCaagaaaactgaaaatgGCAATTCTGCTGCGAATTTGGgcaattcttcttctaatGCTGCTTTAGACGATGATGTCATTCCGAACGCGATTGTTATCAAGAACATTCCGTTTGCCATTAAAAAAGAGCAATTGTTAGACATTATCGAAGATATGGATCTTCCTTTACCATACGCCTTTAATTACCATTTTGACAACGGCATTTTCAGAGGGTTGGCTTTTGCGAATTTTACCACTCCTGAAGAGACTACTCAAGTGATAACCTCTTTGAATGGTAAGGAAATCAGTGGGAGGAAATTGAAAGtggaatataaaaaaatgcttccTCAAgctgaaagagaaagaattgaaagagaaaaaagagaaaaaagaggtCAGTTGGAAGAACAACATAGGTCATCATCAAACCTTTCACTACATTCATTATCGAAGATGGGCGCAAATGGAAACAATACTGCCTCCAACAATCAACTATTTTCAACCTTAATGAATGGTATTAACAGCAACACCATGATTAATAGTCCAATCAACAACAttaacaacaataacaacaatagtACTTCGAATAATAATGGCAATAGTAGTAATGTCAACATGAACCAGCCTTCACTTTCTGTCCAGCATACTTCACCATCCTTGTATCAAGCAATGAATGCTAACAATCAAAGCCAGATGTCCACTGAGAGATTTTATGCTCCTTTACCGTCCACTTCAACTTTACCACTACCACCTCAGCAATTGGACTTCAATGACCCTGACACTCTGGAAATCTATTCTcaattattattgtttaAGGATAGAGAAAAGTACTATTACGAATTGGCTTACCCCATGGGTATATCTGCTTCCCATAAGAGAATTATCAATGTCTTGTGCTCGTACTTAGGTCTAGTGGAAGTGTATGACCCAAGATTCATTATaatcagaagaaaaattctggATCATGCCAATCTGCAATCTCATTTGCAACAACAAGGTCAAATGACATCTGCTCATCCTTTGCAGCCAAACTCTACTGGTGGTTCTATGAACAGATCCCAGTCTTACACAAGTCTACTGCAAGCCcatgctgctgctgctgccaaTAGTATTAGCAACCAGGCTGTTAATAATTCCTCCAATAGCAACAGCATTGGCAATAGCAATGGTAACGGCAACAACTctatcaacaacaataacagcACGAAGTCAACgccaaaaatttctccaCAGGGACAATTTACCATGCAACCAACATTAAACTCACCCAAGCTGAATATACACCATAATTCCCTATACAATCCTGCAGATCAACCTCAGCAACCTCAACCGCAAACCCAACAAAATGGTCAATCTGCCgcacaacaacaacaatccTTTTTGAGACAACAAGCTACCTTAACACCATCATCGAGAATTCCATCCGGCTATTCAGCTAACCATTATCAAATCAATTCTGTTAATCCATTACTAAGAAATTCACAAATTTCTCCCCCGAATTCGCAGATTCCGATAAATAATCAATCCCTATCTCAAACACAGCCATCATCACAATCTCAGACCCAGCAACGCGTGCCGGTGGCATACCAAAACGGTTCATTGTCTTCACAGCAATTATACAACCTCAACGGCCCATCCTCTACAGCAAACTCACAAGCTCAACTACTTCCACAGCACACAAACGGTTCAGTTCATTCTAACTTCTCGTATCAGTCCTATCACGACGAATCGATGTTGTCTGTACATAATTTGAATAGTGCGGACCTAATTTATAAATCGCTGAGTCACTCCGGATTAGATGACGGCCTAGAGCAAGGTTTGAACCGCTCTTTAAGTGGCTTAGATCTACAAAAtcagaacaagaagaatttATGGTAA
- the SAS3 gene encoding histone acetyltransferase (similar to Saccharomyces cerevisiae SAS3 (YBL052C); ancestral locus Anc_7.371): protein MPLTINDESPKPKKNALLKNLEIDDLIHSRFVTSNTNGNRITRQRSNPANNGENRIRQVIRSNRKNNAKNKGFGVSQRPKVEADIPNKNVINWDNDIRIMSFPIVGPSIEVNEKLEIKIKYDTVNFFNFERLISKSSAIAPIVNKNVTPPKASTGFQGKINRLKQAWGIQPENITYAPPSADIPLKDNDSWQWYVPYGGTIKKSKDFSTKKTLPTWEDKMKFLTFLEGSKSAAYINGNVSLCSHNESDQENGDRKRRKGKILRKRNKVGYSLIEYIVFGGYEIKPWYTSPFPEHINQNKIVFICEFCLKYMTSRYTCYRHQLKCLTFKPPGNEIYRDCKLSIWEIDGRENVLYCQNICLLAKCFINSKTLYYDVEPFIFYVLTEREDEEESSLQRSPKFHFVGYFSKEKFNSNDYNLSCILTLPIYQRKGYGQLLMEFSYLLSRKESKLGTPEKPLSDLGLLTYRTYWKIKCAEVLLKLRNIFKSQSSEKWENPVHQLTLNDISKLTGMIPTDVVFGLEQLQVLYRRRTSSLSSLSDFNYIIKIDSWNRIENIYKSWSSKNYPLLRQDKLLWEPIILGPSFGINGMMNLEPTALADEAITDGAVAPVISSNTHIENYNNNRTQNKRRRGRRSGERKASKLNVNNVIKSEASVDDFFQNTISSLTEYMCDYDTIKGDRFADKIDKTVIENIYSREKIPRSKYGAETHWKLCFTLKMSEVSLETQTTNNNDTAISSLEQEEVENEVPEPSVCADAEDEDFTLDDDVEGDEKESDENDSDDLVIEEDEEESTYGDDDDGEEEEREEEEEEEEEEEDEEEEEDENGLNNNPHQVRVRTRRKVKLIEDDDE, encoded by the coding sequence ATGCCACTCACAATAAATGACGAATCGccaaaaccaaaaaaaaatgcattgttgaaaaatttggaaatcGATGACTTAATACATTCTCGATTTGTTACGAGCAATACAAACGGGAACAGAATCACGAGACAACGATCTAACCCCGCTAACAATGGGGAAAATCGAATTAGACAGGTTATTCGGTccaatagaaaaaataatgcgAAGAATAAAGGGTTTGGTGTCTCCCAGCGTCCCAAAGTTGAAGCAGATATCCCCAACAAGAACGTCATAAACTGGGATAATGACATTAGAATAATGAGCTTTCCTATTGTCGGGCCAAGTATTGAAGTCAACGAAAAGTTGGAGATAAAGATTAAATATGATACAgtcaactttttcaattttgaaaggcTAATATCAAAATCTTCGGCTATAGCGCCAATcgtaaacaaaaatgtcACTCCACCCAAGGCGTCGACAGGGTTTCAGGGAAAGATCAACAGGTTAAAGCAGGCATGGGGTATACAACCCGAAAATATAACATATGCTCCCCCTTCCGCTGATATACCGTTGAAAGATAATGATTCTTGGCAGTGGTATGTACCGTATGGtggaacaataaaaaagtcGAAGGATTTCAGCACCAAAAAAACTTTGCCTACCTGGGAAGATaagatgaaatttcttacttttttaGAAGGTTCTAAATCTGCTGCGTACATCAATGGCAATGTATCACTTTGTAGCCATAATGAGAGCGATCAAGAGAATGGTGAcagaaaacgaagaaaaggtAAAATTTTAAGAAAACGAAACAAAGTGGGGTATTCACTAATAGAATATATCGTTTTTGGGGGTTATGAAATTAAGCCTTGGTACACATCACCTTTTCCTGAACACATCAATCAGAATAAAATTGTTTTTATATGTGAGTTCTGCTTAAAATACATGACTTCCCGATACACTTGTTATAGGCACCAACTAAAGTGCTTAACCTTCAAGCCGCCAGGAAATGAAATTTATCGCGATTGCAAGCTATCTATTTGGGAAATTGATGGGAGAGAAAATGTCTTATATTGCCAAAATATTTGCCTGCTGGCAAAATGTTTTATCAATTCCAAAACTTTGTATTATGATGTTGAGccttttatattttatgTTCTGACAGAAAgagaggatgaagaagagtcTAGTCTTCAGAGGTCACCCAAATTCCACTTTGTAGGCTACTTCTCTAAGGAGAAATTTAACTCCAATGACTATAATTTAAGCTGTATTTTGACTTTACCCATATACCAAAGGAAGGGATACGGACAACTGTTAATGGAGTTCTCATATCTATTATCTAGAAAGGAATCGAAGCTGGGAACTCCTGAAAAACCATTGTCTGATTTAGGCTTGTTGACTTATAGAACGTATTGGAAGATAAAGTGTGCTGAGGTATTATTAAAGTTGagaaacattttcaaaagtcaATCAAGCGAAAAATGGGAAAACCCTGTCCACCAGCTTACATTAAACGATATATCTAAATTAACAGGAATGATACCAACAGATGTAGTATTTGGATTAGAACAGCTTCAAGTGTTATATCGCCGTAGAACAAGTTCGCTATCCTCTTTGAGTGATTTCAACTATATCATAAAAATTGATAGTTGGAatagaattgaaaacatcTACAAAAGCTGGAGCTCGAAAAATTATCCTCTTCTTAGACAGGACAAGTTGCTTTGGGAACCTATCATTCTAGGGCCGTCATTTGGTATAAATGGGATGATGAACTTGGAACCTACCGCGTTAGCAGATGAGGCTATTACTGATGGAGCTGTTGCTCCTGTAATTTCAAGTAATACACATATAGAGAACTACAATAACAATAGAACACAAAACAAAAGGAGGCGAGGAAGGAGAAGTGGTGAGCGCAAAGCATCCAAACTCAACGTAAACAATGTCATAAAGTCGGAGGCCTCTGTTGATGactttttccaaaatacgATATCCTCGTTAACGGAGTATATGTGTGACTATGACACTATAAAAGGTGACAGATTCGCTGACAAAATAGATAAAACGGTGATAGAAAACATTTATAGCCGTGAAAAAATCCCCAGATCAAAATATGGCGCTGAAACTCATTGGAAGCTCTGCTTCACTTTAAAAATGTCTGAGGTGTCCCTTGAAACTCAGACTACAAATAACAACGACACTGCAATATCAAGCTTAGagcaagaagaagtagaaaaCGAGGTACCTGAGCCAAGCGTATGTGCAGAtgctgaagatgaagattttacgcttgatgatgatgttgaaGGGGACGAAAAAGAGTCAGACGAGAATGATTCAGATGACTTAGTTATCGAAGAAGACGAGGAGGAGAGCACATACGgggatgatgatgatggagaggaagaggaacgagaagaagaagaagaagaagaagaagaagaagaagacgaggaagaagaagaagacgagaATGGTCTAAATAACAACCCCCATCAAGTAAGAGTCAGAACAAGGAGAAAGGTCAAACTGATAGAGGATGATGACGAATAA
- the SEC17 gene encoding alpha-soluble NSF attachment protein SEC17 (similar to Saccharomyces cerevisiae SEC17 (YBL050W); ancestral locus Anc_7.493) — MSDPVELLKRAEKKGVPSSGFMKLFSGSDSYKFEEAADLCVQAATIYRLRKELNLAGDSFLKAADYQKKAGNEDEAGNTYVEAYKCFKSCGNSVNAVDSLENAIQIFTHRGQFRRAANFKFELGEILENDLHDYPKAIDCYELAGEWYAQDQSVALSNKCFIKCADLKALDGQYIEASDIYSKLIKSSMGNRLSQWSLKDYFLKKGLCQLAATDSVAATRTLQEGQSEDPNFADSRESDFLKSLIDAINEGDSEQLSEHSKEFDNFMRLDKWKITILNKIKESIQQQEDDLL; from the exons atgtcAGATCCTGTggaattattgaaaaga gctgaaaaaaaaggcgtTCCCTCATCTGGCTTTATGAAGCTGTTTAGCGGCTCGGATTCATACAAGTTTGAAGAGGCTGCTGATCTTTGTGTCCAGGCAGCCACCATTTACCGCCTGAGAAAGGAGTTAAACTTGGCAGGAGATTCTTTTCTCAAAGCTGCCGACTATCAGAAAAAGGCTGGTAATGAAGACGAGGCAGGTAACACTTATGTAGAGGCTTATAAATGCTTCAAAAGCTGCGGAAACTCTGTTAACGCAGTGGATTCATTAGAGAACGCCATCCAAATCTTCACTCATAGAGGCCAATTCCGGAGAGCGGCCAATTTCAAGTTCGAATTGGGAGAAATCCTGGAGAATGACTTGCACGACTATCCGAAAGCTATAGATTGTTATGAGCTTGCTGGTGAATGGTATGCTCAAGATCAGTCTGTGGCGTTGTCGAACAAGTGCTTTATCAAGTGTGCAGATCTGAAAGCTCTCGATGGTCAATATATTGAGGCAAGTGATATCTATTCCAAGCTAATTAAGAGCAGCATGGGCAACAGGTTGAGTCAATGGAGTTTGAAAGAttattttctgaaaaaggGGCTTTGTCAGCTGGCTGCCACCGATTCTGTTGCTGCTACTAGGACTTTACAAGAGGGACAGAGTGAAGACCCAAATTTTGCAGATTCAAGAGAATCtgactttttgaaaagtctTATCGACGCCATTAATGAAGGTGATAGCGAGCAGCTCAGCGAGCATTCTAAAGAGTTTGATAATTTCATGAGATTGGATAAATGGAAAATTACTATTCTGAATAAAATTAAGGAGTCCATCCAGCAGcaagaagatgatttgttataa
- the EDE1 gene encoding Ede1p (similar to Saccharomyces cerevisiae EDE1 (YBL047C); ancestral locus Anc_7.488), translating into MASITFRTPLSSQEQAFYNQKFHELDSEDLGVVTGEAVRPLFASSGLPGQILSQIWAMVDIDNKGFLNLNEFSAALRVIAQLQQLPNQPISTVLYENTPNQLAAFSTDQKPTSMQSTSATANANVADIPPLSANDIAKFSQLFDRTAKGAQTVAGDKAKDIFLKARLPNQTLGEIWALCDRDTLGVLNKSEFIMAMYLIQLSMSHHPSMNPPPAVLPTELWDSIRLEPITASQQNKTAPLSANSTGMSSLTRNSTISRLSTGAFGNAASDWSLSFEKKQQFDAIFDSLDKHHAGSLSSAVLVPFFLSSRLNQETLATIWDLADIHNNAEFTKLEFAIAMFLIQKKNAGVELPDVIPNELLQSPALGLYPPNPLPKQQSAPQIAIPSRASKPSFHDMSYQKSAPIFNTQPTAPQVLPQNSNNGSLNDLLALNPSFSSPSPPKTQAVVQNNTNNSFLYDNNSSQTTLQQQQHSQQQPPTLTHSSSGLKKFTPTSNFGQSIIKEEPEEQEQPKETQRAFSTQQPPPVPKHAASPVQRAASVTLPQVPNFSGFSMPAGAAAGAAIGATVGAAALGVSALSNSSNNAFKNQDLYADGEASAQLSSATTEMANLSNQVNSLSKQASITNEKKSRATQELKRVTEIKNSIQSKLNNLRSSHDQNVKQTEQLEAQVTEVNKENETLSQQLAVSEANYHATESKLNELTTDLQESQAKNAELKEQIINLNSMTASLQSQLNEKQQNVKQERSMVDVNSKQLELNQITVTNLQKEIDGLGEKISVYLTKQKELNDYQKTVEEQHAQLQSKYQDLSNKDTDLADREKQLEERNKQIEEQESLYHQHVSNLQAMFDDLSQRKAAFDKADQELKERNIEYANNVRELSERQMNLAMGQLPDDAEGIVTKNISNTDAATKEVAPKENAHEDTVSKFVETTVENSNLNVNRVKEDEEKTERTESDVFDRDVPTLGSQSDNENTATNNGTESGAETGNANLNETLSDRFDGDLNEYGIPRSQSLTSSVANNAPQSVRDDVELPETLEERDTTINNVTNRDRAENLSHIPGEWEAAPATASTDVLSNESTEVVENGSTTKRANSNEGGESDSSIQESPKLSAKSLSDAHLKTKTINEEFPPIQELHIDESDSSSSDDDKFEDTREVPSAAVNSSQTPYHPQTPYHPQPTSFSAVTANQKRQIPVQDYASLPSEANFQKANTSPALPAKDEFDDEFAGLEQAAVEEDNGVDSESEFENVVNTGSMEQFETIDHKDLDDELQGNTFTGALSRSSNPSTPGHQVHKVQEQATNDPAQVSNDEWDEIFAGFGNSKTESTVSQQPVPLKTESTANASLQKNPLINRGIATTPKSLAIEELSGMGFTEEEAHNALEKCNWDLEAATNFLLDSA; encoded by the coding sequence ATGGCATCCATCACTTTTAGGACTCCATTGTCCTCTCAGGAGCAGGCGTTTTACAATCAGAAATTTCATGAATTAGATTCAGAAGATCTTGGCGTGGTTACGGGCGAGGCGGTAAGACCACTCTTTGCATCTTCAGGGTTGCCAGGGCAGATATTATCCCAAATCTGGGCCATGGTCGATATAGACAATAAAGGgtttttgaacttgaacGAATTTTCAGCTGCGTTGAGAGTAATTGCTCAATTGCAGCAACTTCCCAATCAACCGATTTCTACTGTTCTCTACGAGAACACCCCAAATCAACTGGCCGCCTTTTCCACAGATCAGAAGCCAACTTCCATGCAAAGCACTAGTGCTACAGCTAATGCAAACGTGGCTGACATTCCTCCTTTGTCCGCTAACGATAttgcaaaattttcacAACTGTTTGATAGAACAGCAAAGGGCGCTCAAACTGTTGCAGGAGATAAGGCTAAGGATATATTCTTGAAGGCAAGATTACCAAACCAAACTTTGGGTGAAATTTGGGCTCTTTGTGATAGAGACACTTTAGGCGTCCTTAACAAGTCTGAATTCATAATGGCCATGTACTTGATCCAACTTTCTATGTCTCATCACCCAAGCATGAACCCACCACCAGCTGTGTTACCTACCGAGTTATGGGATTCTATTCGTTTAGAACCTATTACTGCCAGCCAACAGAACAAAACAGCTCCCTTGAGTGCCAATTCTACGGGAATGTCCTCGCTGACAAGGAATTCCACCATATCACGTTTGTCGACAGGTGCGTTCGGTAATGCTGCTTCGGATTGGTCTCTAAGTTTCgagaaaaagcaacaatTTGACGCAATTTTCGACTCACTAGACAAACACCATGCTGGTTCTTTGAGCTCCGCTGTGTTagttccatttttcttatcaTCTAGATTAAATCAGGAGACATTGGCCACTATTTGGGATTTAGCTGATATTCATAACAATGCTGAATTCACCAAATTGGAGTTTGCTATTGCAATGTTTttgattcaaaagaaaaacgcCGGAGTCGAATTACCGGATGTTATTCCAAATGAATTATTGCAATCTCCTGCTCTGGGACTTTATCCACCAAACCCACTCCCTAAACAACAAAGCGCCCCTCAAATTGCCATCCCTTCAAGAGCAAGTAAGCCATCTTTCCATGATATGTCATACCAAAAATCTGCTCCAATTTTCAATACTCAGCCAACAGCCCCACAAGTCCTTCCTCAAAACTCAAACAACGGTTCTTTGAACGATCTATTGGCTTTGAACCCTTCGTTCAGCTCCCCTTCTCCTCCAAAAACACAAGCGGTCGTTCAAAACAACACCAATAACAGCTTCTtatatgataataatagtagTCAAACAACAttacaacaacaacaacactCACAGCAACAGCCTCCAACTTTGACTCACTCCTCTTCtggattgaaaaaatttactcCAACATCCAATTTTGGGCAGAGTATAATTAAGGAAGAACctgaagaacaagaacaacCAAAGGAAACTCAAAGAGCCTTCAGCACTCAACAGCCTCCACCAGTACCAAAGCATGCTGCGAGCCCAGTCCAACGTGCCGCCTCTGTGACGCTTCCACAGGTTCCAAACTTTTCTGGCTTTAGCATGCCAGCAGGTGCGGCTGCGGGCGCTGCTATAGGAGCTACTGTAGGAGCTGCTGCCTTGGGTGTATCTGCTTTATCAAACTCTTCCAATAATGCTTTCAAAAACCAGGATTTATATGCTGACGGTGAAGCTTCAGCCCAGTTATCTAGTGCAACCACCGAAATGGCCAATTTATCTAATCAAGTAAACTCCTTGTCCAAGCAGGCAAGTATTAccaatgagaaaaaatcgaGAGCTACTCAGGAGTTAAAGCGCGTTactgaaataaaaaattccatCCAATCCAAACTGAATAATTTGCGTTCCTCTCATGACCAAAATGTTAAGCAAACTGAACAACTGGAAGCGCAAGTCACTGAAgtcaataaagaaaatgaaacattGTCACAACAGTTAGCTGTCTCGGAGGCAAATTACCATGCCACTGAGTCTAAACTGAATGAATTAACTACAGATCTTCAAGAATCTCAAGCCAAAAACGCCGAACTGAAAGAGCAAATTATCAACTTGAATTCAATGACCGCGTCCTTACAATCGCAgttgaatgaaaaacaaCAGAACGTCAAGCAAGAAAGATCAATGGTTGATGTTAATTCTAAGCAATTAGAGTTGAATCAAATTACAGTGACAAACTTGCAGAAGGAAATCGATGGTcttggtgaaaaaattagCGTTTATTTGACCAAGCAAAAGGAACTGAATGATTATCAAAAAACTGTCGAAGAGCAACATGCTCAATTACAAAGTAAGTATCAAGATCTGTCCAACAAGGACACTGATTTAGCGGACCGTGAAAAACAATTAGAAGAACGTAACAAGCAgattgaagaacaagaaagtCTTTACCATCAGCACGTTTCCAACTTGCAAGCGATGTTTGATGATTTatctcaaagaaaagcagCTTTTGATAAAGCAGATCAAGAATTGAAGGAGAGAAACATTGAATATGCCAATAACGTAAGAGAGTTATCTGAAAGACAAATGAACCTAGCAATGGGACAACTACCGGATGATGCTGAAGGTATTGTTACAAAGAATATCTCCAATACAGATGCAGCGACTAAAGAAGTTGccccaaaagaaaatgctcACGAAGACACAGTATCCAAATTTGTTGAGACTACCGTTGagaattcaaatttaaATGTTAATCGTGTCAAGGAGgacgaagaaaagacaGAAAGAACCGAAAGCGACGTTTTTGATAGAGACGTTCCGACTTTAGGGTCTCAAAGTGACAATGAAAATACGGCCACAAACAATGGCACCGAATCAGGTGCCGAGACGGGAAATGCAAATTTAAATGAAACATTAAGTGACAGATTTGATGGTGATCTGAATGAATATGGTATTCCAAGGAGTCAATCGTTGACGTCGTCAGTTGCCAATAATGCTCCTCAGTCGGTCAGGGATGATGTTGAGCTACCAGAAACACTAGAAGAACGTGATACTACTATCAATAACGTCACAAATAGGGATAGAGCGGAAAACTTGTCTCACATCCCTGGCGAATGGGAAGCTGCGCCAGCCACAGCTTCCACTGATGTTTTGAGCAATGAAAGTACAgaagttgttgaaaatgGAAGTACTACTAAAAGGGCTAATTCTAATGAAGGTGGCGAGTCTGACAGTTCTATTCAAGAATCACCAAAATTGTCTGCTAAATCACTTTCAGATGCTCACCtaaaaacaaagacaataaatgaagaatttcCACCAATTCAGGAATTGCATATTGATGAAAGCGAttcgtcatcttcagaTGACGATAAATTCGAAGATACTAGGGAAGTACCATCTGCAGCCGTGAACTCTTCTCAAACTCCATATCATCCTCAAACTCCATATCATCCTCAACCAACATCATTTTCGGCGGTCACCGCGaatcaaaaaagacaaattCCTGTCCAAGATTACGCTTCTCTGCCTAGTGAGGCCAACTTTCAGAAAGCAAATACTAGTCCAGCTTTGCCCGCCAAGGAcgaatttgatgatgaatttgcAGGATTAGAGCAAGCAGCggtagaagaagataatggTGTTGATTCCGAATCCGAATTTGAAAACGTTGTCAATACCGGATCAATGGAGCAGTTCGAAACTATAGACCATAAGGAccttgatgatgaattgcAAGGAAACACCTTTACAGGAGCGTTAAGTAGATCCTCCAATCCAAGTACTCCAGGACATCAAGTGCATAAGGTGCAAGAACAAGCAACTAATGATCCTGCTCAAGTGAGCAACGATGAATGGGATGAGATTTTTGCTGGGTTTGgcaattcaaaaactgaATCAACTGTTTCACAACAACCTGTTCCGTTGAAGACAGAATCTACCGCCAATGCTAGCCTGCAGAAAAATCCATTAATCAACCGCGGCATTGCGACAACACCAAAGTCCTTGgccattgaagaattaaGCGGCATGGGGTTCACCGAGGAAGAAGCACATAATGCCTTAGAGAAATGCAACTGGGATTTGGAAGCGGCTACCAATTTCCTATTGGACAGTGCTTAA
- the MOH1 gene encoding Moh1p (similar to Saccharomyces cerevisiae MOH1 (YBL049W); ancestral locus Anc_7.492), which translates to MGLRYSIYIENPLSSPSSSYKSINDPLFHSQQRSQKNACFITYGCRHCKTHLSSSFQIISRDYRGRTGTAYLMNKVVNVVEGKVEQRRMLTGDYLVCDILCHWCKRNVGWKYLQSSNDDQQYKEGKFILELKNICKCT; encoded by the coding sequence ATGGGGTTGCGTTACTCAATATACATTGAAAATCCATTATCTTccccatcatcatcgtaCAAATCTATTAATGACCCATTATTCCATTCTCAGCAACGATCACAAAAAAACGCATGCTTCATTACCTACGGTTGCAGACACTGTAAGACACACCTTTCTAGTTCCTTTCAAATCATTTCCAGAGATTACAGGGGTCGAACAGGCACTGCCTACCTGATGAACAAGGTTGTCAACGTTGTTGAAGGTAAGGTCGAACAACGAAGAATGTTGACTGGCGACTACTTGGTTTGTGATATTCTTTGCCATTGGTGTAAGAGGAACGTTGGCTGGAAATACCTGCAGAGTAGCAATGATGATCAACAATATAAAGAAGGTAAGTTCATTTTAGAGTTGAAGAATATCTGTAAATGTACTTGA